In one window of Chryseobacterium phocaeense DNA:
- a CDS encoding M28 family peptidase, with protein sequence MKKITTIVLLSLSSYSLQAQNFIQAYQTRADKVSQTNITTILQEFAGLGIKTTGSAENTNALNWLKAKYQSYGYTASQITEDSFNYSNTSSKNLIITKTGTVYPNTYVIICGHYDTVNGPGVSDNGSGTSILLEAARILKDVPTEYSIKFIHFSGEEQGLLGSSHYVNNVVFQNNVRQLNLKVVFNIDQVGGQLGNTNNNIKCESDQSGQSGNNAASLAMTQQLATCTTLYSPLQTTMSNAFNSDYMPFEGKGDIITGFYETQRSHNEHTPNDTFANVDPVYVFNVGKATIGALQHFAVATGTLATDDIQSGNLETVKIYPNPAQNVLHIELPKNDKNFKVEVTDMNGRLLLNAENENKLNTSGLANGVYMVTVKSDKHNVTRKIIIEK encoded by the coding sequence GTGAAAAAAATAACAACTATTGTACTTCTTTCTTTGTCATCTTACAGCCTTCAAGCTCAGAATTTTATACAGGCTTATCAAACCCGGGCCGACAAAGTTTCGCAGACTAATATCACGACGATTCTTCAGGAATTCGCAGGTCTTGGTATAAAAACCACAGGTTCTGCAGAAAATACAAATGCGCTGAACTGGCTGAAAGCAAAGTATCAATCTTACGGTTATACTGCCAGCCAGATTACAGAAGATAGTTTTAACTATTCAAATACCAGCTCAAAAAATTTAATCATTACTAAAACAGGAACCGTTTATCCCAATACCTATGTGATCATCTGCGGGCATTATGATACTGTGAACGGCCCCGGAGTGAGCGACAATGGCAGCGGTACTTCTATTCTGCTTGAAGCGGCACGGATATTAAAAGATGTCCCTACAGAATATTCCATCAAGTTTATCCATTTTTCGGGTGAGGAACAGGGGCTTCTGGGCAGCTCTCATTATGTGAACAATGTTGTTTTCCAGAATAATGTGCGCCAGCTTAATCTTAAAGTTGTGTTCAATATTGACCAGGTGGGCGGCCAACTGGGAAATACCAACAATAATATCAAGTGCGAAAGTGACCAGAGCGGACAAAGTGGAAATAACGCAGCTTCTCTTGCCATGACACAGCAGCTGGCTACCTGCACCACGCTTTACTCACCACTGCAAACAACCATGTCCAATGCATTTAATTCAGATTATATGCCGTTTGAAGGTAAAGGAGATATCATTACAGGTTTTTATGAAACCCAAAGAAGCCATAATGAACATACCCCGAATGATACTTTTGCCAACGTAGATCCCGTTTATGTATTCAATGTCGGAAAAGCAACTATAGGTGCTCTTCAACACTTTGCTGTAGCTACAGGAACCCTGGCTACTGATGATATTCAGTCCGGAAACCTGGAAACAGTAAAAATATACCCTAATCCGGCGCAAAATGTTCTTCATATTGAACTTCCGAAAAATGATAAAAATTTCAAAGTGGAGGTCACTGATATGAATGGCAGGCTGCTCCTGAATGCAGAAAACGAAAATAAACTGAACACTTCCGGCCTTGCCAACGGAGTATATATGGTAACCGTAAAGTCTGATAAGCATAAT
- the rplT gene encoding 50S ribosomal protein L20 produces MPRSVNAVASRARRKKIMKQAKGFFGRRKNVWTVAKNAVEKAMQYAYRGRKEKKRNFRSLWITRINAGAREHGMSYSQFMGALKKNNVELNRKVLADLAMNHPEAFKAVVDQVK; encoded by the coding sequence ATGCCAAGATCAGTAAATGCAGTAGCTTCAAGAGCTCGCAGAAAGAAAATTATGAAACAAGCCAAAGGTTTTTTCGGTAGAAGAAAGAACGTTTGGACTGTAGCTAAAAACGCGGTAGAAAAAGCAATGCAATATGCTTACCGTGGAAGAAAAGAGAAGAAAAGAAACTTCAGATCTCTTTGGATTACCCGTATCAATGCAGGTGCCAGAGAGCATGGAATGTCTTACTCTCAGTTTATGGGAGCTCTTAAAAAGAACAACGTAGAGCTTAACAGAAAAGTTTTAGCAGATTTAGCAATGAATCACCCTGAAGCTTTCAAAGCAGTTGTAGATCAAGTAAAATAA
- the rpmI gene encoding 50S ribosomal protein L35 has product MPKLKTKSGAKKRFKLTGTGKIKRKNAFKSHILTKKETKQKRNLTQTSYVAAVDEKSVLRQLAIK; this is encoded by the coding sequence ATGCCAAAATTAAAAACGAAATCAGGTGCTAAAAAGCGTTTTAAACTTACCGGAACTGGTAAGATTAAAAGAAAAAATGCTTTCAAAAGCCACATCTTAACTAAGAAAGAAACTAAGCAGAAGAGAAATCTTACGCAGACTTCTTATGTTGCTGCTGTGGACGAGAAAAGCGTTTTACGTCAATTAGCCATTAAGTAG
- a CDS encoding alpha/beta fold hydrolase, with protein MSTLTLKDGTEIYYKDWGKGQPVFFHHGWPLSSDDWDAQMLFFLEKGYRVIAHDRRGHGRSEQTPEGHNMDTYASDVDEIVTALDLKDVIHVGHSTGGGEVIRYVAQHGKGRVAKAVLISAVTPIMVQNENNPNGVPISVFDDIRNNTAHHRQQFYIDITFPFYGYNREGAKVSEGIQRNWWRQGMMGSIKAHYDCIKAFSETDFTEDLKNTEVPVLVLHGEDDQIVPFETTGKVAATLLKNGKLISYPGFPHGMPTTEAETINKDLLAFFQS; from the coding sequence ATGAGCACACTTACATTAAAAGACGGAACAGAGATTTATTACAAAGATTGGGGAAAAGGACAGCCTGTATTTTTTCACCATGGATGGCCGCTATCCAGCGATGACTGGGACGCACAGATGTTGTTTTTCCTGGAGAAAGGCTACAGGGTTATTGCCCACGACAGAAGAGGGCACGGAAGATCTGAGCAGACGCCGGAAGGACATAATATGGACACGTACGCATCTGATGTTGATGAAATCGTAACGGCATTAGACCTGAAAGATGTGATCCATGTGGGACATTCCACAGGAGGAGGTGAAGTGATCAGATATGTGGCACAGCACGGTAAAGGAAGAGTTGCCAAAGCCGTTTTAATAAGCGCGGTAACCCCTATTATGGTTCAAAACGAAAACAACCCGAACGGTGTTCCGATTTCTGTTTTTGATGATATCCGCAATAATACCGCTCACCACAGACAGCAGTTCTACATTGACATCACATTCCCTTTTTACGGGTATAACAGAGAAGGCGCAAAAGTTTCCGAAGGCATCCAGAGAAACTGGTGGAGACAGGGAATGATGGGTTCTATCAAAGCACATTATGACTGTATCAAAGCTTTCTCCGAAACAGATTTCACAGAAGACCTTAAGAATACAGAAGTTCCGGTTCTTGTTTTGCATGGAGAAGATGATCAGATCGTTCCTTTTGAAACGACCGGTAAGGTGGCCGCTACCCTTCTTAAGAACGGGAAATTAATTTCCTATCCCGGATTTCCGCATGGAATGCCTACTACAGAAGCAGAAACCATCAATAAAGATTTATTAGCATTTTTTCAGTCATAA
- the infC gene encoding translation initiation factor IF-3, with protein sequence MINDKIRVRELRLVGDNVEPGVYPIDKARQLATEQELDLVVISDKAEPFIARILDYKKFLYEQKKKQKELKAKQVKVVVKEIRFGPQTDDHDYEFKKKHAEKFLEEGSKLKTYVFFKGRSIIFKDQGEILLLKLAQELEHVGKVDQLPKLEGKRMIMMMSPKKPAK encoded by the coding sequence TTGATCAACGATAAAATTCGTGTGAGAGAGCTTCGTTTGGTGGGCGATAACGTAGAGCCGGGAGTTTACCCAATTGATAAAGCAAGACAGCTTGCCACAGAGCAGGAGCTTGATCTGGTAGTAATCTCTGATAAGGCTGAGCCTTTTATTGCAAGGATATTAGACTATAAAAAGTTTTTATACGAGCAAAAGAAAAAGCAGAAGGAACTAAAAGCAAAGCAGGTAAAAGTGGTTGTGAAAGAGATCCGTTTCGGACCTCAGACCGATGATCACGATTATGAATTTAAGAAGAAGCACGCTGAAAAGTTTCTTGAAGAAGGTTCAAAATTAAAAACCTACGTATTTTTTAAAGGACGTTCAATTATCTTTAAAGACCAGGGAGAAATCTTACTTCTAAAACTTGCTCAGGAACTTGAGCATGTTGGAAAAGTAGACCAGCTTCCGAAACTTGAAGGAAAAAGAATGATTATGATGATGAGTCCTAAAAAACCAGCTAAATAG
- the thrS gene encoding threonine--tRNA ligase: protein MIKITLPDNSVKEFEGEVTPLDVAKSISEGLARNTISAVVNGKQVETTTPITTDSTVQLLTWNDDLGKKAFWHSSAHLLAQAILEFYPDAKLTIGPAIESGFYYDVDFGNESLSEKDFEKIEKRVLENAKKGSTFSLYPVSKEEALKTYADNPYKVELISNLNDGEITFVTHDNFTDLCRGGHIPNTGIVKAVKILNAAGAYWRGNENNPQLTRVYGISFPKQKELTEYLEKLEEAKRRDHRKLGKELGIFAFSEKVGAGLPLWLPKGTALRRKLENFLSEAQKKGGYEFVMSPHIGAKELYVTSGHWDKYGADSFQPIKTPNEGEEFLLKPMNCPHHCEIYKTSQWSYRDLPKRYAEFGTVYRYEQSGELHGLTRVRGFTQDDAHLFCTPDQLSEEFEKVIDLTLYVFKSLGFEDFVTQVSLRDPENREKYIGSDENWEKAENAIINAAEKKGLTTIVEYGEAAFYGPKLDFMVKDALGRKWQLGTIQVDYNLPERFDLHYIGNDNEKHRPVMIHRAPFGSMERFIAILLENTAGNFPLWLSPDQFIILPISEKYVDYSKKVSQFLENHDISGLIDDRNEKTGKKIRDAELKKIPFMLVVGENEEKEGTISVRRRGEGDLGVMSMEDFVAYFKKEAAI, encoded by the coding sequence ATGATAAAAATTACACTTCCAGACAATAGTGTCAAAGAATTCGAAGGAGAAGTTACTCCTCTAGATGTGGCAAAATCTATCAGTGAGGGATTGGCTAGAAATACCATTTCCGCAGTTGTAAACGGCAAACAAGTAGAAACAACCACACCTATAACCACGGATTCAACGGTACAATTGCTGACCTGGAATGATGATCTTGGAAAGAAAGCTTTCTGGCATTCTTCTGCCCACTTGCTGGCGCAGGCTATCCTTGAATTTTATCCCGATGCTAAGCTTACCATTGGACCTGCCATTGAGAGTGGATTCTATTATGATGTAGATTTCGGAAACGAAAGTTTATCTGAAAAAGATTTTGAGAAGATTGAAAAAAGAGTCCTGGAAAATGCCAAGAAAGGTTCAACATTCTCGCTATACCCTGTTTCTAAAGAAGAAGCATTAAAAACGTATGCGGATAACCCTTACAAAGTGGAGCTCATTTCTAATCTTAACGATGGGGAGATCACTTTTGTAACCCATGATAATTTCACGGATCTATGCCGTGGCGGACACATTCCTAACACCGGAATTGTGAAAGCAGTGAAAATCTTAAACGCAGCCGGAGCCTATTGGAGAGGAAACGAAAACAACCCTCAGCTGACTAGAGTATACGGTATTTCTTTCCCTAAACAGAAAGAGCTTACTGAATATCTTGAAAAACTGGAGGAAGCCAAAAGAAGAGACCACAGAAAACTGGGTAAGGAACTTGGTATTTTTGCCTTCTCTGAGAAAGTAGGTGCAGGTCTTCCATTATGGTTACCCAAAGGAACTGCCTTAAGAAGAAAACTGGAAAATTTCCTTTCTGAAGCTCAGAAAAAAGGAGGTTACGAATTCGTAATGTCTCCGCATATCGGGGCAAAAGAACTGTATGTAACTTCAGGACACTGGGATAAATACGGGGCTGACAGCTTCCAGCCGATCAAAACTCCGAATGAAGGAGAAGAATTCCTGCTGAAGCCGATGAACTGTCCTCACCACTGTGAAATCTATAAAACTTCACAATGGAGCTACAGGGATCTTCCAAAGAGATATGCAGAATTCGGAACGGTATACCGATATGAGCAGAGCGGAGAGCTTCACGGACTGACAAGAGTTCGTGGATTTACTCAGGATGATGCCCACCTTTTCTGTACTCCGGATCAGCTTTCAGAGGAATTTGAAAAAGTAATTGATTTAACGCTTTATGTATTCAAATCCTTAGGTTTTGAAGATTTTGTCACTCAGGTTTCGTTGAGAGATCCTGAAAACAGAGAAAAGTATATCGGTTCTGATGAAAATTGGGAAAAAGCCGAAAATGCCATCATCAATGCGGCAGAGAAAAAAGGGTTAACAACCATTGTAGAATACGGTGAAGCTGCATTCTACGGTCCGAAACTGGATTTTATGGTAAAAGATGCTTTAGGGAGAAAATGGCAGCTGGGAACCATCCAGGTGGATTATAATTTACCGGAACGATTCGATCTTCATTATATCGGAAACGATAATGAGAAGCACAGACCGGTAATGATTCACAGAGCACCATTCGGTTCTATGGAACGTTTCATTGCGATCCTGCTGGAAAATACGGCCGGGAACTTCCCGTTATGGTTAAGCCCTGATCAGTTTATTATTCTACCAATCAGTGAAAAATATGTAGATTATTCAAAAAAAGTTTCACAATTTTTGGAAAATCACGATATTAGCGGTCTGATTGACGACAGAAATGAGAAGACCGGGAAAAAGATCCGTGATGCGGAATTGAAGAAAATCCCTTTCATGCTGGTTGTAGGAGAGAATGAGGAAAAAGAAGGCACAATTTCTGTAAGAAGACGTGGCGAAGGAGACCTTGGAGTGATGAGTATGGAGGATTTTGTGGCTTATTTTAAAAAGGAAGCAGCCATATAA
- a CDS encoding dipeptidase: protein MKNFTIDLHCDLLVYLLGPEAKIDDRELGCSLPYLKEGNVKLQIMAIYSSTGEGSTVYGAGQSELFADLLKGKDFFLFEGENYKHPGNENKTGVIASIENASSFCGEDDTLETGFKNLEAIIEKTQKIFYIGITHHTENRFGGGNYSTAGLKDDGKVLLDYISDKNIPVDLAHTSDQLAYGILNYIDQKNYNIPILASHSNYRTIHDKNRNLPDELAKEVIRRKGLIGLNFIRNCVDETNPDKLYEHVQYGLDLGGADAVAYGADFFFCKDHPDKSRHPFFFKGYDDASAFNVINSRIEQEFSAEIMEKISHKNALKFLERL from the coding sequence ATGAAGAACTTTACTATTGATCTGCACTGTGATCTTTTAGTATATTTATTAGGCCCGGAAGCAAAAATTGACGACCGTGAACTGGGCTGCTCGCTTCCTTACTTAAAAGAAGGCAATGTGAAGCTGCAGATTATGGCTATATATTCCTCAACGGGCGAGGGCAGTACGGTATATGGAGCCGGACAGAGTGAGCTTTTTGCAGATTTGCTGAAAGGTAAAGACTTTTTTTTATTTGAGGGCGAAAACTATAAGCATCCCGGAAATGAAAACAAAACCGGGGTCATCGCATCCATTGAAAATGCATCCAGTTTCTGTGGTGAGGATGATACGCTGGAAACCGGGTTTAAAAATCTGGAAGCCATTATTGAGAAAACGCAGAAAATTTTTTATATCGGAATTACCCATCATACTGAAAACCGCTTTGGAGGCGGAAACTATTCTACAGCAGGGCTGAAAGATGACGGAAAAGTCCTGCTGGATTACATTTCTGATAAAAATATACCGGTTGACCTGGCCCATACAAGCGATCAGCTTGCATACGGCATTCTTAATTATATCGACCAGAAAAACTATAACATTCCTATTCTGGCCAGCCATTCCAACTACCGGACGATTCATGACAAAAACAGAAATCTTCCCGATGAGCTGGCCAAAGAAGTGATCAGAAGAAAAGGCTTAATAGGTCTCAACTTCATCAGAAACTGCGTAGACGAAACCAATCCGGATAAATTATACGAACATGTCCAATATGGTCTTGATCTCGGCGGGGCAGATGCTGTGGCATACGGGGCAGATTTTTTCTTCTGCAAAGACCACCCGGATAAATCCCGTCATCCTTTTTTCTTTAAAGGATATGATGATGCTTCCGCGTTTAATGTGATTAACAGCAGGATTGAACAGGAATTTTCCGCTGAAATTATGGAAAAGATAAGCCATAAAAATGCGTTGAAATTTTTAGAAAGATTATAA
- a CDS encoding 2-isopropylmalate synthase translates to MNSEKIEIFDTTLRDGEQVPGCKLNTKQKLIIAESLDKLGIDVIEAGFPVSSPGDFESVSEISKLVKNTKVCGLTRAHKKDIDVAAEALKFAKRPRIHTGIGTSDSHIQYKFNSTREDILERAADAVKYAKSYVEDVEFYAEDAGRTDNAFLARVCEEVIKAGATVLNIPDTTGYCLPEEYGEKIKYLKENVKGIEKAIISCHCHNDLGLATANSIAGVINGARQIECTINGLGERAGNTALEEVVMILKQHRDLNLHTDINSRMLNEMSLMVSDLMGMPVQPNKAIVGANAFAHSSGIHQDGVIKNRETYEIIDPEEVGVNASSIILTARSGRSALAYRFKHIGYDITKNELDFLYREFLKVADQKKEVKNDDLYMIMETCSRKIG, encoded by the coding sequence ATGAATTCCGAAAAAATTGAAATTTTTGATACGACGCTGAGGGATGGGGAACAGGTTCCCGGATGTAAACTGAATACAAAACAAAAGCTGATCATCGCAGAAAGCCTTGATAAGCTAGGGATTGACGTAATAGAAGCCGGTTTCCCCGTTTCAAGCCCGGGAGATTTCGAATCCGTTTCAGAAATTTCAAAACTGGTGAAAAACACCAAGGTATGCGGACTGACACGGGCTCATAAAAAAGACATTGATGTGGCTGCTGAAGCACTGAAATTTGCAAAGAGGCCGCGTATTCATACCGGAATCGGAACTTCAGATTCTCATATTCAATATAAATTCAATTCCACCCGTGAAGATATCCTGGAACGTGCTGCAGATGCTGTAAAATATGCAAAAAGCTATGTAGAGGATGTAGAGTTTTATGCTGAAGATGCAGGAAGGACAGATAACGCATTTCTGGCCAGGGTTTGTGAAGAGGTGATTAAAGCTGGAGCTACAGTCCTGAATATTCCGGATACCACAGGTTATTGTCTTCCGGAAGAATATGGAGAGAAAATAAAATACCTGAAAGAAAACGTAAAAGGTATTGAAAAAGCCATCATTTCGTGTCATTGCCACAACGATTTAGGACTTGCTACTGCCAATTCTATTGCCGGAGTGATCAATGGGGCACGTCAGATAGAATGTACCATCAACGGATTGGGAGAACGGGCAGGAAATACAGCTCTGGAGGAGGTCGTCATGATCTTAAAACAGCACAGGGATCTGAATCTGCATACGGATATTAATTCAAGAATGCTTAATGAAATGAGCCTGATGGTATCTGACCTGATGGGAATGCCGGTGCAGCCTAATAAAGCCATTGTAGGGGCGAATGCTTTTGCACACAGCTCGGGAATCCACCAGGATGGAGTCATTAAAAACAGAGAGACCTATGAAATTATAGATCCTGAAGAAGTGGGAGTCAATGCTTCCTCCATTATTCTTACCGCCCGGAGCGGACGTTCGGCACTGGCTTACCGCTTTAAGCATATAGGCTATGATATTACCAAAAATGAACTGGATTTTTTATATCGTGAGTTCTTAAAGGTTGCCGATCAGAAGAAGGAAGTTAAAAATGATGACCTGTACATGATCATGGAAACATGCAGCAGAAAAATAGGGTAA
- the leuC gene encoding 3-isopropylmalate dehydratase large subunit, producing MDNNKKTLFDKVWDAHVVETVPDGPQIIYIDKHLIHEVTSPQAFAELEARNLEIFRPKQIVATADHNVPTLNQEQPIRDELSRNQVEQLTENCKKNNIELFGLGHPYQGIVHIIAPELGITQPGMSIVCGDSHTSTHGAFGAIAFGIGTSQVAQVFASQCLLLNKPKSMRITVSGKLNPHVQPKDVILYIISKIGTDGGTGYFCEYAGNVFEEMSMEGRMTVCNMSIEMGARGGMIAPDETTFSYVQGKTYAPKGEEWNDKVAYWKTLTTDEGAVFDKELTFNAADIFPMITYGTNPGMGISVHEVIPVPQNESEEKALQYMGLKAGQEVTAIEVHHVFIGSCTNARIEDFRSAAEYIKGKSKSESVKALIVPGSQQVVKQIYEEGLDKIFSDAGFQIRQPGCSACLAMNDDKIPEGEYCVSTSNRNFEGRQGQGARTILASPLTAAKAAVEGRISAFESLN from the coding sequence ATGGACAACAATAAGAAAACACTTTTTGATAAAGTCTGGGACGCCCACGTTGTAGAAACGGTTCCGGACGGACCGCAAATTATTTATATAGACAAGCATCTGATTCATGAGGTAACCAGCCCGCAGGCCTTTGCAGAATTGGAAGCCAGAAATCTTGAAATATTCAGGCCGAAGCAGATTGTCGCGACGGCAGATCACAATGTTCCTACATTGAACCAGGAGCAACCTATCCGCGATGAACTATCCAGAAATCAGGTAGAGCAGCTGACTGAAAACTGCAAAAAAAATAACATAGAATTATTCGGGCTCGGGCATCCTTATCAGGGTATTGTGCATATTATTGCTCCTGAGTTAGGCATCACCCAGCCGGGAATGAGCATTGTATGCGGAGACAGCCATACTTCTACGCACGGAGCTTTCGGAGCCATTGCTTTCGGGATCGGAACAAGCCAGGTAGCACAGGTTTTTGCCAGTCAGTGCCTGCTTTTGAATAAACCAAAATCCATGAGGATTACCGTCAGCGGTAAGCTGAATCCTCATGTTCAGCCTAAAGATGTGATCCTCTATATTATTTCTAAAATAGGAACAGACGGCGGAACAGGCTATTTCTGTGAATATGCAGGAAATGTTTTTGAGGAAATGTCCATGGAAGGAAGAATGACGGTCTGCAATATGAGTATTGAAATGGGAGCCAGAGGCGGTATGATTGCGCCGGATGAAACTACTTTTAGCTATGTACAAGGGAAAACCTATGCCCCGAAAGGAGAAGAATGGAATGATAAAGTGGCGTACTGGAAAACCCTTACAACGGATGAAGGCGCTGTTTTTGACAAAGAATTAACCTTTAATGCAGCTGATATATTTCCGATGATCACGTACGGAACCAATCCCGGGATGGGAATTTCAGTTCATGAAGTAATTCCCGTTCCCCAGAATGAGTCTGAGGAAAAAGCACTTCAATATATGGGCTTGAAAGCAGGACAGGAAGTAACGGCAATTGAGGTTCATCATGTATTCATCGGAAGCTGTACCAATGCGCGGATAGAAGATTTCCGTTCCGCAGCGGAATATATCAAAGGGAAAAGTAAATCGGAAAGTGTAAAGGCGCTTATTGTTCCGGGTTCCCAGCAGGTCGTGAAACAGATCTATGAAGAAGGTCTGGATAAAATTTTCAGCGACGCGGGATTCCAGATCCGCCAGCCCGGATGCTCAGCGTGTCTTGCCATGAATGATGATAAAATTCCTGAAGGAGAATACTGTGTTTCCACATCCAACCGGAATTTTGAGGGCAGACAGGGACAAGGGGCAAGAACCATCCTGGCAAGTCCACTCACTGCAGCCAAAGCGGCGGTAGAAGGAAGAATTTCAGCTTTTGAAAGTTTAAACTAA
- the leuD gene encoding 3-isopropylmalate dehydratase small subunit: protein MQKLTYIQSKAVPLPAENIDTDQIIPARFLKSIDRKGFGENLFRDWRFNIHTGEPNPDFVLNNSRYSGEILVAGNNFGCGSSREHAAWSLTDYGFKVIISSYFADIFKGNALNNGLLPVKVSEEFLKDILQNITENPALEIHVDVEQQTISFNGKTETFELDSYKKICLINGYDDIDFLISKKKAIQQFEQKTHKYEQQLF from the coding sequence ATGCAAAAATTAACATACATACAGTCAAAGGCAGTTCCATTGCCTGCAGAAAATATAGATACCGATCAGATTATTCCTGCGAGGTTCCTTAAAAGCATTGACAGGAAAGGGTTTGGAGAGAATCTATTCAGAGACTGGAGGTTTAATATTCATACGGGAGAACCCAATCCTGATTTTGTACTGAACAATTCCAGATACAGCGGCGAGATCCTGGTGGCAGGAAACAATTTCGGGTGCGGAAGCAGCAGGGAACATGCGGCCTGGTCGTTGACAGATTACGGTTTCAAAGTGATCATATCCAGCTATTTTGCAGATATTTTTAAAGGCAATGCCCTGAATAACGGCCTGCTTCCCGTAAAAGTTTCCGAGGAGTTTTTAAAAGATATTTTACAGAATATTACAGAAAATCCGGCCCTGGAAATTCATGTGGATGTAGAGCAGCAGACTATTAGCTTCAATGGAAAAACGGAGACTTTTGAACTTGATTCCTATAAAAAAATATGCCTGATCAATGGTTATGACGATATTGATTTTTTAATCAGCAAAAAAAAGGCGATACAGCAATTTGAACAAAAAACACACAAGTATGAGCAACAGTTATTTTAA
- the leuB gene encoding 3-isopropylmalate dehydrogenase, with translation MSNSYFKIAVLPGDGIGPEVVSESIKVLDAVADVFQCSFQFSYGLMGAEAIFKTGDPLPEETLKICKDSDAVLFGAIGDPVFDNNPEAKVRPEQGLLKLRKELGLYANIRPLKTYASLIDKSPLKREIIEGTDIQIFRELVSGIYFGEKFTDPDGKYAYDVCKYSTEEIIPIAHMAFKEAEKRKKKLTLIDKANVLDTSRLWRKTCQKIAPQYPDVQLDYIFVDNAAMQLVLNPKQFDVILTENMFGDIISDEASVIGGSIGLLPSASIGEENALFEPIHGSYPQAKGKGIANPVASILSTAMMLDYLELPEAAEKLRRAVEHAIENKYVTVDLNAEQHYSTAEVGSFIADYIKYSEKSYYNFENVRIGKSTIV, from the coding sequence ATGAGCAACAGTTATTTTAAAATAGCAGTTCTTCCCGGAGACGGGATCGGGCCGGAAGTGGTCAGTGAAAGCATTAAAGTTTTGGATGCGGTGGCTGATGTTTTTCAGTGCAGTTTCCAGTTTTCTTATGGATTAATGGGTGCAGAAGCCATTTTTAAAACCGGAGATCCGCTGCCGGAAGAAACTTTAAAGATCTGTAAAGATTCTGATGCGGTCCTGTTCGGGGCTATTGGAGATCCTGTTTTTGACAACAATCCGGAAGCGAAGGTAAGACCTGAACAGGGGTTGCTGAAACTCCGTAAAGAGCTGGGATTGTATGCGAACATCCGGCCTTTGAAAACCTATGCTTCACTGATCGATAAAAGTCCTTTGAAAAGAGAAATTATTGAAGGAACTGATATTCAGATTTTCAGGGAGCTGGTGAGTGGAATTTATTTTGGTGAAAAATTTACAGATCCGGACGGGAAATATGCTTACGATGTCTGTAAATACAGCACGGAAGAAATTATTCCAATTGCCCATATGGCTTTTAAAGAAGCTGAAAAAAGAAAGAAGAAGCTGACACTGATTGATAAAGCCAATGTTCTCGATACGTCAAGATTGTGGAGAAAAACCTGTCAGAAAATTGCCCCGCAATATCCTGATGTGCAGCTGGATTATATTTTCGTTGACAATGCAGCCATGCAGCTGGTTCTTAATCCAAAGCAGTTTGATGTCATCCTGACGGAGAATATGTTCGGGGATATTATTTCTGATGAAGCCAGTGTTATCGGTGGTTCTATCGGGCTTCTGCCTTCCGCATCAATAGGTGAAGAAAACGCCCTGTTTGAACCCATCCATGGCTCTTATCCCCAGGCTAAAGGAAAAGGAATTGCCAATCCTGTAGCCTCCATCCTGAGCACAGCGATGATGCTTGATTATCTTGAACTTCCTGAAGCAGCAGAAAAGCTGAGAAGAGCCGTGGAACATGCCATTGAAAACAAATATGTTACGGTAGATCTTAATGCAGAGCAGCATTATTCTACGGCTGAAGTAGGAAGTTTTATTGCAGATTATATTAAGTACTCTGAAAAATCCTATTACAATTTTGAAAATGTAAGGATCGGGAAATCCACGATCGTATAA